In the genome of Fulvitalea axinellae, one region contains:
- a CDS encoding transporter, which yields MNKLTVKIWLSILLLLNTTVLTAQSVDDESKAAKQANNPLANMKAFNIQTYYAPTLSGVDGATATNSYLRYAQPIGRVLVRATMPISTINLPGQEADAGLGDLNIFATYLLTDPTSGFQLGIGPQVTLPTGTGDFGKDTWNLGGALVAFNGNSARMQWGGLVTYDTLSRTTNTTPLPTK from the coding sequence ATGAATAAACTTACAGTAAAGATCTGGTTATCAATATTGTTGTTACTGAACACAACAGTCCTGACCGCACAAAGCGTAGATGACGAATCAAAAGCCGCCAAACAAGCCAACAACCCATTGGCAAACATGAAGGCTTTTAATATACAGACCTACTATGCACCAACCCTCTCAGGCGTTGACGGAGCTACGGCGACAAACAGCTACCTGCGCTACGCCCAACCCATCGGACGCGTATTGGTAAGGGCCACGATGCCGATCTCCACCATAAACCTTCCCGGCCAAGAAGCCGACGCCGGGCTGGGCGACCTTAACATATTCGCCACTTACTTGCTCACGGATCCTACCTCTGGATTCCAGCTGGGTATCGGGCCACAGGTGACCCTACCTACCGGAACCGGCGATTTCGGGAAAGACACTTGGAACCTCGGTGGCGCCTTGGTAGCCTTCAACGGCAACAGCGCCCGCATGCAGTGGGGTGGCTTGGTAACCTACGACACTCTATCTCGGACAACCAATACGACGCCGTTACCAACAAAATGA